A part of Dehalogenimonas sp. W genomic DNA contains:
- a CDS encoding M28 family peptidase, whose translation MQELEKAEEYLNTLCSVKPNRRTGSPGNRAATDFFAAMVKKWGYTVDTTPFLCLDYKSGEISLACNNQVYEVYVSQFSPGCDVTAKLVTVSTIEELESCQCKGEILLMRGSICAEQLMPKNFVFYNPDQHKRIYSLLEEKQPAAIITATAKNPELVGALYPFPLIEDGDFDIPSVYCTDVVGQEISAKTGEVFRLVIEANRITATACNVIALKNQAAPQKIVVSAHIDAYWSTPGALDDASGTVVLLLLAEMLQDYKGNLGIEIVAFNGEDYYSAGGQMDYLRRFGKDLAGMSVAINVDDVGYKQGKTAYSLYDCPDEIKQKAHNIFGKYDGIVVGEPWYQGDHMIFVQNKKPAIAFTSENVAELMATITHSPKDTPDVVDCRKLVELAHALKDFIQAF comes from the coding sequence ATGCAAGAATTAGAAAAAGCAGAAGAGTATTTGAACACATTGTGTAGCGTAAAACCAAACCGGCGCACCGGCTCGCCGGGGAACCGCGCGGCGACAGACTTCTTCGCGGCTATGGTTAAGAAGTGGGGTTACACGGTGGATACAACTCCTTTTCTCTGTCTGGACTATAAAAGTGGAGAGATATCACTAGCCTGTAACAATCAGGTCTATGAGGTATACGTCAGCCAGTTTTCTCCAGGATGTGACGTGACCGCCAAACTGGTAACAGTGTCGACAATCGAAGAACTCGAAAGCTGCCAGTGCAAGGGTGAAATTCTATTGATGAGAGGCAGTATTTGTGCCGAGCAGTTGATGCCGAAAAACTTTGTCTTTTATAATCCAGATCAGCACAAGAGAATATATTCACTACTGGAGGAGAAACAGCCGGCAGCCATTATCACGGCTACGGCAAAAAATCCGGAATTGGTCGGCGCTCTCTACCCGTTTCCGTTAATAGAAGACGGTGATTTTGATATACCGTCAGTGTATTGCACCGATGTTGTCGGACAGGAAATCTCGGCTAAAACGGGAGAAGTATTCCGGCTGGTAATTGAAGCCAATCGCATCACTGCAACGGCTTGTAATGTCATTGCCCTTAAAAATCAGGCGGCACCACAGAAAATCGTTGTCAGCGCTCATATCGACGCTTATTGGAGCACCCCCGGCGCACTGGATGATGCTTCAGGCACTGTCGTTCTGCTGCTGCTCGCCGAAATGCTCCAGGATTATAAGGGTAATTTGGGCATCGAGATAGTGGCGTTTAACGGGGAGGATTACTATAGTGCCGGCGGGCAGATGGATTATTTACGTCGCTTTGGGAAAGACTTAGCCGGAATGTCAGTTGCCATCAACGTGGATGATGTGGGCTATAAGCAGGGGAAAACCGCTTATTCTTTGTATGATTGTCCGGATGAGATCAAGCAGAAAGCACATAATATTTTTGGTAAATATGATGGTATCGTCGTGGGAGAACCGTGGTACCAAGGCGATCATATGATTTTTGTACAGAACAAGAAGCCGGCGATCGCATTTACATCGGAAAATGTAGCAGAGTTGATGGCTACCATAACCCATTCCCCGAAGGATACGCCTGATGTAGTTGATTGTAGAAAACTTGTTGAGTTAGCACATGCATTGAAAGATTTTATTCAAGCTTTTTAA
- a CDS encoding MerR family transcriptional regulator, with amino-acid sequence MAELKYYKTSEVAKAAGVHPNTVRLYEALGLLQPVRRSYNNYRLYTLAHMEQMRLSRIALKSACVEGDIRKKAISIIKTAAKGNLKLALEEAYEYLAHINNEQSKADEALIIMQKWLNQTNEPSVVDIFLGRKETSRLLGISIDVLRNWERNGLLDVPRNIKNGYRVYGQKAVDRAKVIRTLRMANYSMMAIMRMLKAIDINSGEPDIFQIVSSPRPDEDMVYATDRWILTLLDTEKNANELIMQIKRMLNNQSLGNL; translated from the coding sequence ATGGCCGAGTTGAAGTACTACAAGACTTCTGAGGTTGCTAAAGCCGCAGGTGTTCATCCTAACACTGTGCGTCTCTACGAAGCTTTGGGTTTGCTGCAACCCGTCCGGCGCAGTTACAACAACTACCGGCTTTATACTTTGGCACATATGGAACAGATGCGCCTGTCTAGAATTGCGTTAAAAAGTGCATGCGTAGAAGGTGATATCCGCAAAAAGGCTATTTCAATCATTAAAACAGCCGCCAAAGGCAATCTCAAACTTGCGCTCGAAGAAGCCTATGAGTATCTGGCCCATATAAATAATGAGCAGAGTAAAGCTGACGAGGCTTTAATTATAATGCAAAAATGGCTGAACCAAACGAATGAACCTAGTGTTGTGGATATCTTTCTGGGGAGAAAAGAGACCTCCAGACTACTGGGCATATCCATTGACGTTCTCAGGAACTGGGAGCGTAATGGATTGCTTGATGTCCCGAGAAACATTAAAAACGGTTATCGTGTGTATGGACAGAAGGCAGTTGACAGGGCAAAGGTAATCCGTACCTTAAGAATGGCAAACTATAGCATGATGGCAATTATGAGGATGTTGAAAGCTATAGATATAAACAGTGGAGAGCCCGATATTTTCCAAATTGTCAGTTCCCCACGCCCGGACGAGGATATGGTCTACGCTACTGATCGCTGGATATTGACATTGTTAGACACAGAAAAGAACGCCAACGAACTTATAATGCAGATTAAGAGAATGCTAAATAATCAATCTCTTGGGAATCTTTAG
- a CDS encoding AAA family ATPase: MQNKLIHTNPITITGIYVERLFGKYTYRIPEHKNIGLFTNLIILYGENGTGKTKLLSILYHILSPARAGGHRSYIAKIPFGLFRVDLSNGMSVSAERTTSKIIGDFTWSISKGKKVLASASLQADSRGSIPKELPPDIEEDHSKVVEILETLGINLVFLADNREIQGTSPITETIDFHGDKLVLERPFTLFERDLLFRSTQRDKADSVPLLEAINQLTTWIRDRVVEASNRGDTNASTIYTDLIKTIASIKRNEIDVTDVQVADLRNTLLSLSEINKQYSDLGLLPQMNLETVAETIKSVDNQAAKNALYSVTKPYIDGITARFKALEEIKDIINIFLRNINGFYKDKLIQYNYSTGISIKTNEGQALDQAVLSSGEKQLLLLFCHAVAVTNTSRIFVIDEPEISLNVTWQRKLVRALLECTSKSQFQLILATHSIELLTQHSDHVAELNNLMIKQ; encoded by the coding sequence ATGCAAAACAAATTAATTCATACTAATCCCATAACTATCACAGGGATATATGTCGAACGTCTTTTCGGAAAGTACACGTATCGTATTCCAGAGCATAAGAATATTGGCTTATTCACGAACTTGATAATTCTGTACGGTGAAAATGGCACAGGTAAGACCAAATTGCTTAGTATTCTTTATCACATTCTCTCTCCTGCGAGAGCCGGTGGTCACAGGTCATATATCGCTAAAATCCCATTTGGATTATTCCGTGTGGATTTAAGCAACGGAATGAGCGTTTCAGCCGAACGAACAACGAGTAAAATTATAGGGGATTTTACCTGGTCTATCTCAAAAGGTAAAAAGGTACTAGCCTCAGCCTCATTACAAGCGGATTCGCGGGGTAGTATTCCCAAAGAATTACCACCAGACATCGAAGAAGATCATAGCAAAGTTGTCGAAATTCTCGAAACGTTGGGAATAAACTTAGTTTTCTTAGCAGATAATAGAGAGATTCAAGGCACTTCCCCAATTACAGAGACCATTGATTTCCATGGCGATAAATTGGTACTTGAGCGACCATTCACGTTATTTGAGAGGGATTTGCTTTTTAGATCAACTCAAAGGGATAAAGCTGATTCAGTACCACTCCTAGAAGCAATCAATCAATTAACAACTTGGATTAGGGATAGAGTAGTAGAAGCGTCTAACCGGGGGGATACAAATGCGAGTACTATCTACACAGATTTAATAAAAACGATTGCATCAATAAAAAGAAATGAAATTGACGTAACAGATGTCCAAGTAGCCGATTTAAGAAACACATTACTATCGCTCTCAGAAATCAACAAACAATACTCTGATCTGGGTTTGTTACCCCAGATGAATTTAGAAACTGTCGCAGAGACAATAAAATCTGTAGATAACCAAGCCGCCAAAAATGCTCTATACAGTGTGACCAAACCGTATATCGATGGAATTACCGCTCGTTTCAAAGCACTGGAAGAAATAAAGGATATCATAAATATCTTTCTTCGCAACATAAACGGCTTCTATAAAGATAAACTGATCCAATACAATTATTCGACCGGAATATCTATAAAAACGAACGAAGGGCAGGCGCTCGATCAGGCTGTTTTGTCTTCTGGGGAAAAGCAGCTATTACTATTGTTCTGCCATGCCGTAGCAGTCACAAATACATCACGCATTTTCGTAATTGATGAGCCTGAGATTTCTTTGAACGTAACATGGCAAAGAAAGTTGGTGAGAGCTCTACTTGAATGTACATCGAAGAGTCAATTCCAACTTATCCTTGCAACCCACTCAATAGAATTGTTGACCCAACATTCTGACCATGTTGCCGAGTTAAATAACTTGATGATTAAACAATGA
- a CDS encoding DUF4435 domain-containing protein → MTSGRQRKIDELAELYKRHPDFRDFYVEGLRDREFFRWFFETADIHHVNVYDVGAIDVPPECSREHCQPNNNRGRIAALAKTLEILSGPGTTQATCIIDKDFDSILQIVHEPNILCCTDYACLEMYFVNEKCLDKFCKLFLNTSALTGINILTMLVPILQALFIIRFVNETLDLSLNYMSFERCCAFHPPQITFNECEYIERYLSKNGRLDQKDVFIKMVEESTIKLEREYRNQIHGHDFVNLIAWFLLKNGVERKLCDPGVVERGLIACIEYDSLLAYPLFSYLTKRSIVN, encoded by the coding sequence ATGACATCAGGCCGCCAACGGAAAATTGATGAGCTAGCAGAACTCTACAAACGCCATCCTGATTTCAGGGATTTTTATGTAGAAGGTCTACGCGATCGTGAATTTTTTCGTTGGTTCTTTGAAACCGCTGATATCCATCATGTCAATGTATACGACGTTGGTGCAATAGATGTTCCACCTGAATGTTCCAGAGAGCATTGTCAACCTAATAACAACAGGGGACGTATTGCAGCTTTGGCTAAAACGTTGGAAATATTATCAGGTCCAGGTACCACCCAAGCAACATGTATAATCGATAAAGATTTTGATTCTATTTTACAAATTGTTCATGAGCCGAATATATTGTGTTGTACTGATTATGCTTGTTTAGAAATGTATTTTGTTAATGAGAAATGCCTCGACAAGTTTTGTAAACTTTTTTTAAACACATCGGCTCTAACAGGTATTAACATTTTAACAATGCTAGTTCCAATATTGCAAGCACTTTTTATTATTCGTTTTGTTAACGAAACACTCGATTTATCTTTAAATTATATGTCTTTTGAACGCTGTTGTGCTTTCCACCCACCGCAAATAACGTTTAATGAGTGCGAATACATCGAAAGGTACCTGTCAAAAAACGGGAGGCTTGATCAGAAAGATGTTTTTATAAAGATGGTGGAGGAATCAACAATTAAACTGGAAAGAGAGTATAGAAATCAAATCCATGGGCATGATTTTGTCAACTTGATTGCCTGGTTCCTTTTGAAAAACGGAGTAGAAAGAAAATTATGTGACCCTGGCGTTGTCGAACGGGGACTAATAGCATGTATAGAATACGACTCATTACTTGCCTACCCTTTATTCAGCTATTTGACCAAACGTTCAATTGTTAATTAA